Proteins found in one Paenibacillus wynnii genomic segment:
- a CDS encoding YlxQ family RNA-binding protein has protein sequence MSKALSYLGLAMRAGKIVTGDEAVLKSVRSSEAKLVILAGDASDNTQKKFRDKCGTYDIPLVIAFHRDELGASIGKDQRVVLAITDKGFAEMISKQLGDTVGGGFIE, from the coding sequence ATGAGTAAAGCACTTTCTTATTTGGGGCTTGCCATGCGTGCAGGAAAGATAGTAACAGGTGACGAGGCAGTGCTGAAATCGGTGCGGTCTTCGGAAGCGAAGCTAGTTATTCTTGCAGGTGACGCTTCAGATAACACACAAAAGAAGTTCCGTGATAAATGCGGAACCTACGATATTCCACTAGTAATCGCATTTCATCGAGATGAACTCGGTGCAAGTATTGGTAAGGATCAGCGAGTTGTGCTGGCCATTACGGATAAAGGATTCGCGGAAATGATCTCCAAGCAACTCGGAGATACTGTCGGAGGTGGATTTATTGAGTAA
- the rnpM gene encoding RNase P modulator RnpM, which translates to MKQRKVPLRKCVASQEMMPKKELIRVVRTPEGEVLIDLTGKKSGRGAYICGKLEYFKLAQKTKALDRALKCQVSPEIYAQLTRDFTSVEEQFLATKDSEDNE; encoded by the coding sequence ATGAAACAAAGAAAGGTGCCATTACGTAAATGTGTTGCCAGCCAGGAGATGATGCCTAAGAAAGAGCTGATTCGAGTGGTTAGGACGCCGGAGGGCGAAGTGCTGATTGATCTGACCGGCAAAAAGTCGGGACGTGGCGCTTATATCTGCGGCAAGCTGGAATACTTTAAGCTGGCACAAAAAACAAAAGCGCTTGACCGCGCGCTTAAATGTCAGGTCAGTCCGGAAATTTATGCTCAGCTAACCAGGGATTTCACATCCGTGGAAGAGCAGTTTTTGGCAACAAAGGATAGTGAGGATAATGAGTAA
- the nusA gene encoding transcription termination factor NusA has protein sequence MSMDFIEAMNELEREKGISKDVLFEAIEAALISSYKRNFNAAQNVRVDMNRNTGVIKVYARKLIVEEVLDTRTEISLPAAREINPHFQLEDIAELEVTPRDFGRIAAQTAKQVVTQRIREAERGLIYNAFIDKEDDIVTGLVQRQDMRNVYVDLGKIEAVLPLNELMPGEKFKQSERIKAYITKVENTTKGPQIMLSRSHPGLLKRLFELEVPEIFDGVVEIRSVAREAGFRSKIAVFSRNPEVDPVGSCVGPRGTRVQTIVNELRGEKIDIVRYSDLVQEYVANALSPSKVLEVQIFEPEKMARVIVPDYQLSLAIGIKGQNARLAAKLTGWKIDIKSETQAEQEYGRPRTSNDELHQDSVSID, from the coding sequence ATGAGTATGGATTTTATCGAAGCTATGAATGAACTGGAAAGGGAGAAAGGCATAAGTAAGGATGTGCTGTTTGAAGCCATCGAAGCTGCGCTGATCTCCAGCTATAAACGTAATTTTAATGCGGCTCAGAATGTGCGTGTTGACATGAATCGCAATACAGGTGTTATCAAGGTTTACGCCCGCAAGTTAATTGTGGAAGAGGTTCTTGATACTCGTACTGAGATTTCATTGCCGGCTGCCAGAGAGATTAATCCTCACTTCCAGCTTGAAGACATTGCTGAGCTAGAGGTAACACCCCGTGATTTCGGACGCATTGCCGCTCAAACTGCCAAGCAGGTTGTAACCCAACGCATTCGCGAAGCAGAGCGTGGACTTATCTATAACGCCTTTATAGACAAGGAAGACGATATCGTTACGGGTCTTGTACAACGTCAAGATATGCGTAATGTGTATGTTGATCTTGGCAAAATCGAGGCGGTTCTGCCATTGAACGAATTAATGCCTGGTGAAAAGTTCAAGCAAAGCGAGCGTATTAAGGCTTACATCACTAAAGTTGAAAATACGACCAAAGGGCCTCAAATTATGTTGTCCCGCAGTCATCCAGGATTATTGAAGCGTCTTTTCGAGCTTGAAGTTCCGGAGATTTTTGACGGAGTGGTTGAGATTCGTTCCGTTGCCCGTGAAGCTGGCTTTCGTTCCAAAATCGCAGTCTTCTCCCGTAATCCGGAAGTGGATCCAGTTGGTTCCTGCGTAGGACCGAGAGGGACTCGTGTTCAGACTATCGTGAACGAGCTTCGCGGTGAGAAGATCGACATCGTCCGTTATTCGGATTTGGTACAGGAGTATGTGGCGAATGCCCTTAGTCCGTCCAAAGTGCTTGAGGTTCAAATCTTTGAGCCGGAAAAAATGGCACGAGTCATTGTTCCTGATTATCAATTATCCCTGGCCATTGGTATTAAAGGTCAAAATGCACGTCTTGCTGCCAAGCTGACGGGCTGGAAAATTGATATTAAGAGTGAAACTCAAGCGGAGCAAGAATACGGCAGACCTAGAACATCAAACGATGAATTGCATCAGGATTCCGTCTCCATCGATTAA
- the rimP gene encoding ribosome maturation factor RimP, translating to MSTPKSQIKQTVEQMLGPYLDDNGFELVDVEYVKEGSNWFLRIFVDKEGGIDIDDCGTISEYFSQKLDENDPIPEAYFLEVSSPGAERPLKKAADVAKAVGKDVYVTVYESIQGLKEFEGRLLSFDNEELLISAGKKQHVIPYAKVASARLAIIF from the coding sequence TTGAGCACACCCAAATCCCAAATTAAACAAACGGTAGAGCAGATGCTCGGGCCCTATCTCGACGACAATGGTTTCGAACTGGTGGACGTTGAATACGTGAAGGAAGGCTCCAATTGGTTTCTGCGTATATTCGTAGATAAAGAAGGCGGCATCGATATTGATGACTGCGGAACGATCAGCGAATATTTTAGCCAAAAGCTGGATGAGAATGATCCTATCCCTGAGGCTTATTTCCTTGAGGTATCTTCGCCGGGAGCTGAACGACCGCTCAAAAAAGCTGCGGATGTTGCAAAAGCGGTAGGCAAGGACGTGTATGTGACTGTTTATGAATCGATTCAAGGACTCAAGGAATTCGAGGGTCGTTTGCTTTCGTTCGATAACGAGGAATTGCTCATCTCCGCGGGCAAAAAACAACATGTTATACCGTATGCCAAAGTCGCCAGCGCGAGATTGGCCATTATTTTTTAA